One window from the genome of Pyrobaculum ferrireducens encodes:
- a CDS encoding VOC family protein, which translates to MLRSAVLAVSSIRDAAEFYGRILGLETKMVGDVLCVGDCVLRLVEGEARHPEGSYVYHVALRLRDRRALGAVLKRVLEFEEVVDGFADHLVSESIYVRDFDGIGVELYVDKPKEAWPRMPDGGVAMDTLPLDVKSLLREAGGAPGEVELGHIHMRTIDVEKAEKFYGAIGFKTTYRWRGAVFMACGDYHHHLAFNSWPLPQPRRGRGLLEIHLGMEICAVDPLGVKIVGRL; encoded by the coding sequence GTGTTGAGGAGCGCGGTTTTGGCTGTGTCGAGTATAAGAGACGCCGCGGAGTTCTACGGAAGGATTCTGGGGCTGGAGACTAAGATGGTGGGTGATGTATTGTGTGTCGGCGACTGTGTGCTTAGGCTAGTCGAGGGGGAGGCCCGCCACCCGGAGGGGAGCTACGTATACCACGTGGCCCTGAGGCTGAGGGATAGGCGCGCTCTCGGCGCCGTGTTGAAGAGGGTTCTTGAGTTTGAAGAAGTAGTGGATGGATTCGCCGACCACCTAGTCTCCGAGTCTATATACGTGAGGGATTTCGACGGGATAGGCGTTGAGCTCTACGTCGACAAGCCGAAGGAGGCGTGGCCGAGGATGCCAGACGGCGGAGTGGCTATGGACACCCTCCCCCTCGATGTTAAGAGCCTACTGCGCGAGGCAGGGGGTGCCCCCGGCGAGGTGGAGCTCGGCCACATCCACATGAGGACGATCGACGTCGAGAAGGCTGAGAAGTTTTATGGCGCCATTGGCTTCAAGACGACGTATAGGTGGCGGGGCGCCGTGTTTATGGCCTGTGGAGACTACCACCACCACCTGGCATTTAACTCATGGCCTCTGCCGCAACCGCGGAGAGGCAGGGGGTTGCTAGAGATACACCTGGGGATGGAAATCTGCGCCGTGGACCCGCTGGGGGTGAAAATAGTAGGTCGATTATAG
- a CDS encoding 4Fe-4S binding protein: MEKVVIYRDSCIACGACIVYCPHGALIPDEDGKPILLWDLCKDDFACVYVCPVAAVQKTSQASKRPLVPWYRLQDPAKLRELEAWLRRLGSSTKPSLYLHN, from the coding sequence ATGGAAAAAGTGGTGATATATAGGGATAGCTGTATAGCATGTGGGGCGTGTATTGTCTACTGCCCCCACGGCGCCCTCATCCCCGACGAAGACGGCAAGCCAATCCTCCTCTGGGATTTGTGTAAAGACGACTTCGCCTGTGTATATGTATGCCCGGTGGCCGCCGTGCAGAAGACCTCCCAAGCCTCTAAGAGGCCGCTTGTGCCGTGGTACAGGCTACAAGACCCCGCCAAGCTTCGGGAACTGGAGGCTTGGCTGAGGCGTTTAGGTTCGTCGACAAAACCTTCTCTATATTTACACAACTAA
- a CDS encoding extradiol ring-cleavage dioxygenase: MARVVLGLAATHAPGITARAEEEPPEVRQRVYRNYEVLRGVLEEARPDVLMTVANDHVTYMFEIIPQFLIVVADEYEGPPDYEWLRIPKYKVKFRRDLAEYLLANLVERGFDVAFSEKPLLDHATMNPLHFLAGDREGGVVKYPVVSILTNAFVKPVPPLRRGFQLGLAVRELVEAYPGDLRVAVLATGGLSHDPGGPRWGYVDEEFDKKFLAALGSGDVESVLRLTPEQVFATGGGSYEILNWVVAWGVMKGKPAEVVDYVPGYNIGSAWAIWRP; encoded by the coding sequence ATGGCGAGGGTGGTGTTGGGGCTCGCCGCCACGCACGCCCCGGGTATCACGGCGAGGGCCGAGGAGGAGCCTCCGGAGGTTAGGCAGAGGGTGTATAGGAACTACGAGGTTTTAAGAGGTGTTTTGGAGGAGGCAAGGCCCGATGTGTTGATGACTGTCGCCAACGACCACGTGACCTACATGTTTGAAATAATTCCGCAGTTTTTAATTGTAGTCGCCGACGAGTACGAGGGGCCGCCTGACTACGAGTGGCTGAGGATACCTAAGTACAAGGTGAAGTTTAGGAGGGATCTCGCCGAGTATCTACTAGCCAACCTCGTGGAGAGGGGTTTCGATGTGGCTTTTTCAGAAAAGCCTCTGCTGGACCACGCCACGATGAACCCGCTACACTTCCTCGCGGGGGATAGGGAAGGGGGTGTTGTGAAGTATCCAGTGGTGTCGATACTCACCAACGCCTTTGTTAAGCCTGTGCCGCCGCTGAGGAGGGGATTCCAGCTCGGCCTCGCCGTTAGAGAACTCGTGGAGGCATACCCCGGCGATCTGAGGGTGGCGGTGCTGGCGACGGGTGGGCTTTCCCACGACCCAGGGGGGCCGCGGTGGGGGTACGTAGACGAGGAGTTTGACAAGAAGTTCCTAGCCGCGCTGGGCTCGGGCGACGTGGAGTCTGTGCTCAGGCTCACGCCGGAGCAAGTCTTCGCCACTGGCGGGGGCTCCTACGAGATATTAAACTGGGTGGTTGCGTGGGGCGTAATGAAGGGGAAGCCCGCCGAGGTGGTGGACTACGTGCCTGGGTACAACATAGGCTCGGCGTGGGCTATCTGGAGGCCATGA
- a CDS encoding Rieske (2Fe-2S) protein gives MSQVTREKIDEFEFTLYESWVNWFQRDPGLNGYRRFINQKLLEEMAVIQLVRAAIGRPELMGDPDIYHKMGWIVDWHESSLYRRWFVASRALGLNGYKINKKTAELLDAVVGTAKADIKRGLMLLRTALKYVHTGYRAAAYWANNRHVANLAYMAYMREEDEIKVVDDALQFVGISRPDRAGMDMLDFNSLMPIFFDFFQPPEAADDGGPKLEAPEWERVGTVDEVRQLGKKMAIVGLWREVLVAAVDGDIVAYENWCTHERDPLHYGYIQGRQLICLAHHATFDIKNGRVILHPNHGEARVLPRYPVKIEGNVIYVRVPW, from the coding sequence ATGTCCCAGGTAACAAGAGAGAAGATTGACGAATTCGAATTTACACTGTACGAGAGCTGGGTAAACTGGTTTCAGAGAGATCCGGGGCTGAATGGATACCGGCGATTTATCAACCAGAAGCTTCTGGAAGAGATGGCGGTTATCCAGCTGGTAAGGGCGGCTATTGGGAGGCCGGAGCTGATGGGCGACCCGGACATATACCACAAGATGGGGTGGATAGTGGACTGGCACGAGAGCTCCCTCTACCGTAGGTGGTTCGTGGCGTCTAGGGCCCTGGGCCTAAACGGCTACAAGATAAACAAGAAGACGGCGGAGCTCCTAGACGCCGTGGTGGGGACAGCCAAGGCCGACATTAAGAGAGGCCTCATGTTGCTCCGCACAGCCCTCAAGTACGTACACACAGGCTACAGAGCCGCCGCCTACTGGGCTAATAATAGACACGTCGCCAACCTAGCCTACATGGCCTACATGAGGGAGGAGGACGAGATAAAGGTGGTGGACGACGCCCTTCAGTTCGTCGGCATATCGAGGCCGGACAGAGCGGGCATGGACATGCTGGACTTCAACTCCCTCATGCCAATATTCTTCGACTTCTTCCAGCCCCCCGAAGCCGCCGACGACGGAGGCCCCAAGCTGGAGGCGCCCGAGTGGGAGAGAGTGGGCACAGTCGACGAAGTAAGGCAACTAGGCAAGAAGATGGCGATCGTCGGCCTCTGGAGGGAGGTGCTGGTCGCCGCTGTGGACGGCGACATCGTGGCGTATGAAAACTGGTGCACCCACGAGAGGGATCCGCTCCACTACGGCTACATACAAGGCAGACAGCTCATATGCCTAGCCCACCACGCCACCTTCGACATCAAAAACGGCAGAGTTATCCTACATCCCAACCACGGAGAGGCCAGGGTGTTGCCGAGGTACCCCGTGAAGATCGAGGGGAATGTGATCTACGTGAGGGTGCCATGGTGA
- a CDS encoding iron-sulfur protein, producing the protein MYRVEVLWHRCRGCPHCEEATPLFKVVETSQGPKAVVRGAKAAVVGSEELYEVLKAQNRCPSGGIVIKPLRPWIIEP; encoded by the coding sequence ATGTATAGGGTAGAGGTGCTTTGGCACCGGTGCAGGGGGTGTCCTCACTGTGAGGAGGCGACCCCCCTCTTTAAGGTGGTTGAGACAAGCCAAGGTCCCAAGGCAGTGGTTAGGGGGGCGAAGGCCGCGGTGGTGGGCTCCGAAGAGCTCTACGAAGTTTTAAAGGCGCAGAATAGATGCCCCAGTGGGGGTATAGTCATAAAGCCGCTGAGACCCTGGATTATAGAACCTTAA
- a CDS encoding Rieske (2Fe-2S) protein yields the protein MVRQRIAGLGELPDKTPVPKTVGTKALVVVRDGKTVYVCDGVCPHGRWLLSLGTYENGKLRCKGHGAVYDLATGQGFLNGYPLQIKVYKSEVVGEEVYVEI from the coding sequence ATGGTGAGGCAGAGAATAGCCGGGTTGGGGGAGCTACCGGACAAGACGCCGGTGCCGAAGACCGTCGGCACCAAGGCGCTGGTGGTGGTTAGAGACGGGAAGACTGTCTACGTATGCGACGGCGTGTGCCCACACGGCAGGTGGCTACTGTCCCTAGGCACCTACGAAAACGGAAAGCTTAGATGCAAAGGACACGGCGCCGTCTACGACCTGGCCACGGGTCAGGGCTTTCTCAACGGATATCCACTGCAGATAAAGGTTTACAAATCCGAAGTAGTCGGCGAAGAAGTCTACGTAGAGATATAA
- a CDS encoding MarR family winged helix-turn-helix transcriptional regulator has product MISDALDRLARVYRYLLLKKATSMGLTELQLSILLHVAEGFNTVGRLAERVAVSQPTVSDAVLALERKGLVRRIKSGRLTLIELTPDGLKAVGEVRRLLAEIDEAGVAAGGPGLRLALLRLIAEMQKRGLIEARLCLTCRFFKEGYCMLLEKKLEITEYRVDCPDYKPATILQA; this is encoded by the coding sequence GTGATATCCGATGCGTTGGATAGGTTGGCGCGTGTATATAGGTATCTACTCCTTAAGAAGGCCACGTCTATGGGCCTCACTGAGCTACAGCTCTCCATCCTTCTCCACGTCGCCGAGGGTTTTAACACAGTGGGGAGGCTTGCGGAGCGGGTGGCGGTGTCTCAACCGACGGTGTCAGACGCCGTTTTGGCCTTGGAGCGGAAGGGTCTTGTGAGGAGGATTAAATCGGGCAGACTTACCTTAATTGAACTCACGCCTGACGGCTTAAAGGCCGTGGGGGAAGTTAGACGGCTGCTAGCGGAAATTGATGAGGCTGGTGTGGCGGCTGGCGGCCCCGGGCTACGGCTGGCGCTTCTAAGGCTAATTGCCGAAATGCAGAAAAGGGGCTTAATTGAGGCTAGGCTGTGCTTAACCTGTAGATTTTTCAAAGAGGGCTACTGCATGCTTTTGGAGAAAAAGCTGGAAATAACTGAGTATAGAGTTGACTGTCCTGATTACAAACCAGCTACCATTCTCCAGGCTTAG
- a CDS encoding PEP-utilizing enzyme has translation MASTLSPTWLPALRRSAAIVTESGGSLSHAAILAREAGKPAVVGIRGATEVLRDGVEVEVDEYEGVVRL, from the coding sequence TTGGCCTCGACGTTATCCCCCACGTGGCTCCCGGCGCTGAGGCGGTCCGCGGCTATTGTCACCGAAAGCGGCGGCTCCCTCTCCCACGCGGCTATATTGGCAAGAGAGGCCGGGAAGCCGGCGGTGGTGGGGATCCGCGGCGCCACCGAGGTTTTGAGAGACGGGGTTGAGGTGGAGGTGGACGAATACGAGGGGGTGGTTAGGCTATGA
- a CDS encoding sulfite exporter TauE/SafE family protein, producing MAVEGLYVPLILGVVSVFIGFIGALAGVGGGVLFTPLFLAFTAADINIVRATGLALAMTTSIFSSVRYIRAGITNLNIILFSSFFLTIGAVFGATMGIYLVHQYGQVGAAVTRLALGVLLIVIIVVMSLRRVEWPEAREDRFTKLFDLRGVYFEQSLKREVRYAARNAHIAAVFLFLVGVISGTFGLGGGWALVPVLNLVSGLPLKVAVATSVASIAVGDAAGLWVYYHHAYLLPEMFIAVVPGVVVGATLGAKVALRVKASIVKYAVMGVMLVSGIQLIIRGISSLI from the coding sequence ATGGCGGTGGAGGGGTTGTACGTACCTCTTATCCTGGGGGTTGTTAGTGTATTTATTGGGTTTATCGGCGCCTTGGCTGGGGTTGGGGGTGGGGTTTTGTTTACCCCACTATTCCTGGCATTTACAGCCGCCGATATAAATATCGTCAGAGCGACGGGGCTCGCGCTGGCGATGACCACGTCAATCTTCTCTAGCGTCAGGTACATAAGAGCTGGAATTACCAACCTCAACATCATCCTCTTCTCCTCATTTTTTCTAACTATAGGAGCTGTTTTCGGAGCGACTATGGGCATCTACCTGGTGCATCAATATGGCCAAGTAGGCGCCGCCGTGACTAGGCTCGCCCTTGGGGTTTTGCTGATTGTGATTATCGTCGTCATGAGTTTGAGGAGGGTGGAGTGGCCCGAGGCTAGGGAAGATAGATTTACGAAACTATTCGATCTGCGCGGCGTATATTTCGAACAGTCGCTAAAGAGAGAGGTGCGGTACGCGGCGAGGAACGCCCACATTGCGGCGGTGTTCCTCTTTCTCGTCGGTGTCATAAGCGGCACCTTCGGCCTGGGGGGTGGGTGGGCTCTCGTGCCGGTTCTAAACTTGGTCTCGGGCCTCCCGCTTAAAGTCGCCGTGGCGACCTCTGTTGCTTCAATTGCCGTGGGCGACGCGGCTGGCCTCTGGGTTTACTACCACCACGCCTATCTACTCCCAGAGATGTTTATAGCGGTTGTCCCAGGGGTGGTGGTGGGGGCAACGCTGGGGGCCAAGGTGGCGCTGAGAGTTAAGGCATCAATCGTGAAGTACGCAGTTATGGGAGTGATGCTAGTCTCGGGAATTCAGCTGATAATAAGAGGCATAAGCTCGTTAATATGA
- a CDS encoding NUDIX hydrolase, which translates to MDARVAYSGRRIVVETYTAKLPNGRDMAVERVVFPNVVSVLPVAGSYVYFIRQYRPALGIYTLEIPSGVVDKGEEPEEAARRELLEEAGLEARALEKLFEGYVSPGYSTEYAYIYLARDPRPSTQRPEEYEVIEVVKMRLEEAREALLGGKIGDMRAALALSLYLLSR; encoded by the coding sequence GTGGATGCACGCGTCGCGTACTCCGGCCGGCGCATAGTAGTGGAGACCTACACAGCGAAGCTCCCCAACGGGAGGGACATGGCTGTGGAGAGGGTGGTGTTCCCCAACGTCGTCTCCGTCCTCCCGGTGGCGGGTAGTTACGTCTACTTCATAAGGCAGTACAGACCCGCCCTCGGCATCTACACCCTGGAGATACCCTCCGGCGTGGTGGACAAAGGCGAGGAGCCGGAGGAAGCGGCGAGGCGTGAGCTACTAGAGGAGGCCGGCCTGGAGGCCCGGGCTCTGGAGAAGCTCTTTGAGGGCTACGTCAGCCCCGGCTACAGCACGGAGTACGCCTACATATACCTAGCCAGAGACCCCAGGCCCTCAACTCAGAGGCCTGAGGAGTACGAGGTTATTGAGGTGGTGAAGATGAGGCTGGAGGAGGCGCGGGAGGCGCTACTTGGGGGGAAAATTGGGGATATGAGGGCGGCCCTGGCCCTCTCCCTCTACCTCCTCTCTAGATAG
- a CDS encoding Rieske (2Fe-2S) protein: MPLVEAARVEELVEGRPVVRHVSVGGRLVSIMLVKLGGRVYAAEPLCPHARWPLDVFGTFTDRGGAKVVCRMHWGVWELDTGRGRFASKEAPRLKIYEAEVREGRVYLRL; the protein is encoded by the coding sequence GTGCCGCTGGTTGAGGCCGCGCGTGTTGAGGAGCTTGTGGAGGGGAGGCCTGTGGTTAGGCACGTATCTGTAGGCGGCAGGCTGGTGTCTATCATGCTTGTGAAGCTCGGGGGGCGGGTGTACGCCGCCGAGCCGCTGTGTCCCCACGCCAGGTGGCCGCTCGACGTCTTCGGCACCTTTACAGATAGGGGAGGCGCAAAGGTTGTATGCAGGATGCACTGGGGGGTGTGGGAGCTGGATACCGGGAGGGGAAGGTTCGCCTCGAAGGAGGCGCCTCGTCTAAAGATCTACGAGGCAGAGGTTAGGGAGGGCAGGGTTTATCTACGTCTGTGA
- a CDS encoding Rieske (2Fe-2S) protein: MRICRVDELPHGKPVIKLAGLRPIALLKLDDRVYAFEAFCPHSKWNLGASGKVITNNGHVYLFCMGHAGMWSLETGEGKVQGREAPKLKRYAVSVVNGYVYVDLSKTEERHQGAPIKSATMG; the protein is encoded by the coding sequence ATGCGGATCTGCAGAGTGGACGAGCTACCCCACGGAAAGCCTGTTATTAAACTGGCGGGGCTGAGACCCATAGCCTTGTTAAAGCTAGACGACAGAGTCTACGCCTTCGAAGCCTTTTGTCCGCACAGCAAGTGGAACCTAGGCGCCTCGGGGAAGGTAATTACCAACAATGGACACGTCTACCTCTTCTGCATGGGACACGCAGGTATGTGGTCTCTAGAGACGGGGGAGGGCAAAGTCCAAGGCAGAGAGGCGCCAAAACTAAAAAGATACGCGGTAAGTGTGGTAAACGGATATGTCTACGTGGACTTATCCAAAACAGAGGAGCGCCACCAAGGAGCGCCTATTAAATCCGCAACCATGGGATAG
- a CDS encoding DsrE/DsrF/DrsH-like family protein, whose protein sequence is MERKLGIVFASGAVNRICCLVVYSAAALASGYRVTVHLVNEGLVAFKKDVLPKLNTGDLETAIHPPMYTPYVETYIKNLKDAVAKGALKTWYDFLKDLKSQYGDRLKIYACPLASQLYGISKDQLVDVVDDVRGAEYFLEEVYGGVVMYL, encoded by the coding sequence ATGGAGCGGAAGTTAGGGATTGTGTTCGCCTCGGGCGCCGTGAATAGGATTTGTTGCCTCGTTGTGTACAGCGCGGCGGCCTTAGCCTCTGGCTACAGAGTCACAGTCCACCTAGTAAACGAGGGCTTGGTTGCGTTTAAGAAAGACGTGCTTCCAAAGCTCAACACCGGCGACTTGGAGACCGCGATTCACCCTCCGATGTACACCCCTTATGTAGAGACCTACATCAAGAACCTTAAGGACGCGGTGGCTAAGGGTGCTCTGAAGACTTGGTACGACTTCCTCAAGGATCTAAAGAGTCAGTACGGCGACAGGCTTAAGATATATGCATGTCCACTGGCGTCGCAACTCTACGGCATATCCAAGGACCAGCTAGTCGACGTAGTCGACGACGTGCGCGGCGCCGAGTACTTCCTAGAGGAGGTATACGGCGGCGTCGTGATGTATCTCTAA
- a CDS encoding peroxiredoxin has translation MPLKVGEKAPDFELLNEDLKPVRLSEVLKKGRPVVLLFFPGAFTSVCTKELCTFRDKMALLNKANAEVLAISVDSPFALKAFKDANKLNFPLLSDYNRIVIGMYDVVQANLLGLPLFHLAKRAVYIIDPSGTIRYVWYSDDPRNEPPYDEVIKEAEKVAGHA, from the coding sequence ATGCCGCTAAAAGTAGGTGAAAAAGCCCCAGACTTCGAACTACTAAACGAGGACCTCAAGCCGGTGAGGCTATCTGAGGTGTTGAAAAAGGGGAGGCCGGTGGTGCTACTATTCTTCCCAGGCGCGTTCACCTCTGTATGCACCAAGGAGCTCTGCACCTTCCGCGACAAGATGGCACTTCTAAACAAGGCCAACGCCGAGGTCCTGGCGATATCTGTAGACAGCCCCTTCGCCCTCAAGGCGTTTAAAGACGCCAACAAGCTGAACTTCCCACTGCTCTCCGACTACAACCGCATTGTCATCGGCATGTACGACGTGGTGCAGGCCAATCTGCTGGGCCTCCCACTGTTCCACCTCGCCAAGAGAGCCGTCTACATAATCGACCCAAGCGGAACGATTAGGTACGTCTGGTACAGCGACGACCCGAGAAACGAGCCCCCATACGACGAGGTGATAAAAGAGGCAGAAAAAGTGGCTGGCCACGCCTAA
- a CDS encoding inositol monophosphatase family protein gives MIDVLARAVREGGRVAREMFLRNEGLEAILDRGVDVTRRADLAVQEAVLEVLRSELPSASVLTEESGWVRWGSGGPVVVVDPLDGSGNYVLGIPHFAVMAAAGGPGSVEVGDMTHAAVYLPMLDLLFAADPARGVEVNGSRWRRVGREDVVFVELGRSFTLEAVDAPRRLGYKVRSSGCAGCSILAVALGRAVGFIDVRGRLGPWDVAAPLVFGRSNPSFSYWLAGGALGERGRVKIIAGLDGFVERVRQLIPL, from the coding sequence ATGATAGACGTCCTTGCCCGCGCAGTGAGGGAGGGCGGCAGAGTTGCGAGAGAGATGTTTCTACGCAACGAGGGGCTTGAGGCGATATTAGACAGGGGAGTCGACGTGACGAGGCGCGCCGACTTGGCGGTGCAGGAGGCGGTTCTGGAGGTGCTGAGGTCCGAGCTACCCTCCGCCTCTGTGTTGACTGAGGAGAGCGGGTGGGTTAGGTGGGGCTCTGGGGGCCCCGTGGTGGTGGTAGACCCCCTGGACGGCTCCGGCAACTACGTCCTGGGGATTCCCCACTTCGCCGTCATGGCCGCCGCGGGGGGCCCCGGCTCTGTGGAGGTGGGGGATATGACCCACGCCGCGGTTTATCTACCCATGCTAGATCTTCTCTTCGCCGCGGACCCCGCGCGTGGGGTTGAGGTAAATGGATCTAGGTGGCGCCGCGTGGGGCGGGAGGATGTGGTCTTCGTGGAGCTGGGGAGATCATTCACCCTCGAGGCCGTGGACGCGCCACGGAGGCTTGGCTACAAGGTGAGGAGCTCCGGTTGCGCTGGGTGTTCCATACTAGCCGTGGCGCTGGGGAGGGCGGTGGGCTTTATAGATGTGAGGGGGCGGCTGGGTCCGTGGGACGTGGCGGCGCCGTTGGTATTCGGCAGGTCTAACCCCAGCTTCTCCTACTGGCTGGCCGGCGGGGCTCTGGGGGAGCGGGGGAGGGTTAAGATAATCGCGGGGCTAGACGGCTTTGTGGAGAGGGTGAGACAGCTTATCCCTTTATAA
- a CDS encoding FAD-dependent oxidoreductase: MRRRDFLKAAAAAAVAAAGGYLLTRNRSKKVDVVIVGGGVAGSTVARLLPRDLDVVVVEKRSSYLVGPAKEDVALGLASPVEYAVGFANYVRGEVLAVDPGNRLVYTTAGVFQYKYLVLAPGVRLAYEAVAVDRGARYVNIYDDDNVLASAGVLKRARGRVVVAHPGLPYRCTSAPYETAFLLKWLNPEADVTVISGVKEIPREFVDQVSTLGGRVAELMEERGIDFVGGLEVVEIWRDRVVTDGGEVFKYDALIWTPPHRGWGLLVEAGLAREGEYSFVRVDDEMRALGWDDVYAVGDVVWHVVKTGWAAFYQAQVAAASIKRDLGLPAEGPRFLYSEDAIRLSPREAIRGAKAWWPIYGGVLWRGVYGPSEAEAEAKYQWMRAMKEIIEEGQRRWKKL, translated from the coding sequence GTGAGGCGGCGCGACTTCCTAAAGGCGGCCGCGGCCGCGGCTGTCGCGGCGGCTGGGGGGTACCTACTGACTAGAAACAGGTCTAAAAAAGTCGACGTTGTGATTGTGGGAGGGGGCGTAGCCGGCTCCACAGTAGCCCGGCTACTGCCTAGAGATCTAGACGTGGTGGTGGTAGAGAAGAGGAGTAGCTACCTGGTCGGGCCTGCGAAGGAGGACGTGGCGCTGGGGCTGGCCTCCCCCGTGGAGTACGCCGTTGGGTTTGCGAACTACGTCAGAGGCGAGGTCTTGGCGGTGGATCCTGGAAATAGGCTGGTGTACACCACCGCCGGCGTATTTCAGTACAAGTACCTCGTCCTAGCCCCCGGCGTGAGGCTGGCGTACGAAGCCGTGGCTGTTGACAGGGGGGCGAGGTACGTCAATATTTACGACGATGATAACGTGCTGGCCAGCGCCGGGGTGCTCAAAAGGGCGCGCGGCCGCGTGGTGGTGGCGCATCCAGGCCTGCCCTATAGATGCACCTCGGCCCCGTACGAAACCGCTTTTTTGTTAAAGTGGCTAAACCCAGAGGCTGACGTTACCGTGATTTCCGGAGTTAAGGAAATACCCCGGGAATTTGTGGACCAGGTCTCGACCTTGGGCGGGAGGGTTGCCGAGCTTATGGAGGAGAGGGGTATAGACTTCGTGGGGGGCCTGGAGGTGGTGGAGATATGGAGAGATAGAGTGGTGACGGACGGCGGAGAGGTGTTTAAATATGACGCCTTGATCTGGACGCCTCCGCACAGAGGCTGGGGTTTGCTGGTGGAGGCGGGGCTGGCCCGGGAGGGGGAGTACAGCTTTGTGCGAGTAGACGACGAGATGAGGGCGCTGGGCTGGGACGACGTGTACGCCGTCGGCGACGTGGTGTGGCACGTGGTGAAGACAGGCTGGGCCGCCTTCTACCAGGCGCAGGTGGCGGCGGCCTCCATAAAGAGAGATTTGGGACTGCCGGCTGAGGGGCCGAGGTTTCTCTACAGCGAGGACGCCATAAGGCTCTCCCCCAGAGAGGCTATAAGGGGCGCCAAGGCCTGGTGGCCTATATACGGAGGGGTGCTGTGGCGCGGCGTCTACGGCCCCTCCGAGGCGGAGGCCGAGGCCAAGTATCAGTGGATGAGGGCAATGAAGGAGATTATAGAAGAGGGCCAGAGGAGGTGGAAAAAGTTATAG
- a CDS encoding protoglobin domain-containing protein, which yields MREIPGYEFGKVPDAPISDEEFELLKKSVMWTEEDEKYRKLACEVLKGQVEQILDLWYGWVGSNPHLVYYFGDRSGRPIPQYLEAVRKRFGQWILDTVCRSYDRQWLNYVYEIGLRHHRTKKGKTDGVETVEHIPLRYMVAFIAPIGLTIKPFLEKGGHPPDVVEKMWAAWIKSVVLQVAIWSHPYAKPGEW from the coding sequence ATGCGGGAAATCCCGGGCTACGAATTTGGGAAAGTCCCCGACGCTCCTATCAGCGACGAGGAATTTGAGCTGTTGAAGAAGTCGGTTATGTGGACTGAGGAGGATGAGAAGTACCGCAAATTGGCGTGCGAAGTCTTAAAGGGGCAGGTGGAGCAAATCCTCGACCTTTGGTACGGCTGGGTTGGCTCAAACCCGCATCTGGTCTACTACTTCGGTGACAGATCGGGGAGGCCTATCCCCCAGTATCTGGAGGCGGTCAGAAAGCGCTTTGGCCAGTGGATTCTAGACACAGTATGCAGATCCTACGATAGGCAGTGGCTGAACTACGTGTATGAGATAGGGCTCCGCCACCACAGGACTAAGAAAGGCAAGACCGACGGAGTTGAGACTGTGGAACACATACCGCTGAGATACATGGTGGCCTTCATAGCGCCGATCGGGTTGACAATCAAGCCGTTTCTAGAGAAGGGCGGCCACCCGCCCGACGTGGTGGAGAAGATGTGGGCGGCTTGGATCAAGTCGGTGGTGTTGCAGGTGGCCATATGGTCCCACCCCTACGCTAAGCCTGGAGAATGGTAG